A window of the Lolium perenne isolate Kyuss_39 chromosome 7, Kyuss_2.0, whole genome shotgun sequence genome harbors these coding sequences:
- the LOC127314803 gene encoding sphingoid long-chain bases kinase 1 produces the protein MSARSLVRSPVSCSAVNECFTYNSRRSRSFYQCSNAMKLQRPQVAQMLLPRKLRKSTRLQTSLFTQRQIASNCCSDLSTTYTEELPNYLAINVLQDQSDAKQENIRKVLVILNPYSGFRSSREVFYKKVQSTLKLSGFAMEVVETAYAGHAKELASTVDFSTCPDGIICVGGDGVVNEVLNGLLGRDDLNEALQLPIGIVPAGSDNSLVWTVLGIRDPVSAATALAKGGFTPIDVFAVKWIQAGVTHFGLTASYCGFVADVIQLSEKFRLQLGPFRYVIAGLLKFLSLPQYRFEVDYMPLSPERNPKPNSSNEKIHDQLSDGSKVKRSTQMDGKTGDNWVTRKGEFLGILVCNHFCKPAQGLLSPVVAPKAQHDDGSLDLILVHGSGRLRLFCFFVAYQFCWHLLLPFVDYVKVKEVKIRPVGSTHSGCGVDGELLQADGQPEWHCSLLPSQGRLLGRHPRT, from the exons ATGAGCGCCAGAAGCCTCGTCCGATCCCCG GTCTCCTGTAGTGCTGTAAATGAATGCTTCACCTATAATTCACGCCGTTCAAGAAGCTTCTACCAGTGTTCGAATGCCATGAAGTTGCAAAGGCCACAAGTCGCCCAGATGCTTTTGCCTCGCAAATTAAGGAAATCAACCCGATTGCAGACCTCCCTTTTCACCCAGAGGCAGATTGCATCAAACTGTTGCTCTGACCTTAGTACCACTTACACAGAGGAACTGCCCAACTATTTAGCAATTAATGTTTTGCAAGACCAATCGGACGCGAAACAAGAAAATATCCGCAAAGTTCTTGTCATCCTGAATCCTTATTCTGGGTTCCGTAGCTCCCGTGAGGTTTTCTACAAGAAAGTGCAATCAACGCTGAAG CTTTCAGGCTTCGCAATGGAAGTTGTTGAAACAGCGTATGCTGGTCATGCAAAGGAGCTAGCCTCTACTGTTGACTTCAGTACATGCCCTGATG GTATTATATGTGTTGGGGGTGATGGAGTCGTGAATGAG GTGTTGAATGGTTTActtggtagagatgatttgaacgAGGCACTTCAACTGCCCATCGGGATAGTTCCTGCTGGTTCTGATAATTCATTGGTGTGGACTGTTCTTGGCATCAGGGATCCTGTGTCGGCAGCAACTGCTTTAGCTAAG GGTGGTTTCACACCAATCGATGTGTTTGCTGTAAAATGGATCCAAGCTGGAGTTACTCATTTCGGTTTGACGGCTTCCTACTGTGGTTTCGTAGCTGATG TCATACAATTATCTGAAAAGTTCCGCCTGCAGCTTGGGCCCTTCCGTTACGTCATCGCTGGCCTTCTTAAGTTTCTGTCCCTGCCCCAGTACAGATTTGAGGTGGATTATATGCCTTTATCACCAGAGAGAAATCCTAAACCGAATTCATCGAATGAAAAAATTCATGACCAGCTTTCTGATGGTAGCAAGGTTAAGAGAAGTACACAAATGGATGGTAAGACCGGAGATAATTGGGTTACGAGGAAAGGGGAGTTTCTAGGCATTTTGGTTTGCAATCACTTCTGCAAGCCTGCCCAGGGGTTACTTTCGCCAGTTGTTGCACCAAAAGCTCAGCATGACGACGGCAGTCTGGACTTGATTCTTGTCCATGGAAGTGGAAGGCTCAGATTATTTTGCTTCTTTGTTGCCTATCAGTTCTGTTGGCATCTTCTACTCCCGTTTGTGGACTATGTCAAG GTAAAAGAAGTAAAAATTAGGCCAGTCGGCAGTACCCACAGTGgttgtggtgtcgatggagagctTCTTCAGGCGGATGGCCAACCAGAATGGCATTGCTCTCTGCTCCCATCACAAGGCCGGTTGCTTGGCCGGCATCCGAGAACTTAG